The Cutaneotrichosporon cavernicola HIS019 DNA, chromosome: 3 region CTGCAGGATACCCAGCGCCTGCACCCTCGCATTGAGGGGTGTCGGCGCGGACATTAGGCCGCGTAAGGCATCCCATCCCAGGGCAGTCATGatgtcgtccttgagctgctgCGTCGCGTGGTAGCTCAGGTTCTTGAAGGCCCACAGAGCGTTCTCCACCAGCGGCTCATACGGCACAGTCGTGAGGcccgcgaggagctccAGACCGCCGGGATCGGCGATTTTCTGCGTCAGCTGCTGCATCGAGACTAGCTCACAGATTTGAGTGGTGAAAAGTCTGTGATAAGGTTGCAGATCGTCGCAGTCGCCGCAACCTCGACCGTGAACTGGCGCTCACCAACCTCCTGCTCGGGGAGCATGTCGAAGCCGCCGTCGGCCGGGCCGTCGTCACCACCTGCCCTCCGacgcgcgacctcgcgtTTGAGCGTCTCGatcacctcctcgccgacacccGAATCCACAAGTGACGTCCTCAAGATCGCGACAGTGCGTGAGAGAGCGCGTGCGAGCTGGCACGCCGCAGCGCGCACGCCATAACTCGGGTGCTGGAGGGCGCCACGGACAAGTGACAGCACtgacgtcggcgagtcCGCGATCGCGCTCCGCGTCGGCTCATATTGGAAGCACAGTGAAGCTAGAGCTAGCAGCGCACCTTCGCGCATGCGGCTCGCAGCGTCGTGCCCCAGCTCAccgcgctcctcatccccgtcgacctcgaccaaCATCGCGATCAGCTGCGTGTGGCAGTTCTCGTCGAACGCAATCTTCTGCAGCCGTTCGTCATCCGACGTCAGTGCCGCTAATGTTAGCTAAGGAGTACCAGTGACTCACCTAGGACGAAGCACAGCTTGACGCGTTCCTCGATCGCCTCCGTGCGCAACAGCTTAACGATGACGTTCAGGAGATCGTTATTCGTGCGGTTCAGACCCAGGCGATCGCGTACGTGGTGCCCCTTGTCCGCCTTCAGTATGTTGGTCAAGCTAGCGTCAGTCGAGGTCGAACGCGATAGCTCACCACCCAGCGACAGCGATCCGCACGCCCGGTGGCCCAGTCTCCAGAAGCTCGCACAGCACGGTGACTACCTCAGGCACGGTAATTCCGTCGTCAGCAGCGATGTCAAGACCAGTAGACCACTGGCGGACATACGTCGCGATGCGGGGCTGGCccttgacgagggcgcTGAGGAGATCAAGAGCCGCTTCCAAGAGCTTGGGGTTAGGCCACTGACCAGGACTGCGCCAGTCGACCATGGTATCGAGAAGGTGATCGACGAGGGACACGGGCacttcctcgccgtcggcgccatgTAACTCAAGCGCTTCCCGATGAGAGGACCGTTGTGTGAGACGTGCAAGTAGCTGGTATATGGGAAGGAGGACGTTTGGCTCTGGCTGTGCATCGATTAGGGCAAGAAGTGCGACGCGGTTCTCTGGCTCGAATACGAGTCCGAGCGCCGTGTTCGCGTCCGCACGCCATGCCGCTGCACGCGCACTCCCACGCACGCGGGCTGGGTGGAGGACGTCATCGCCAACCAGCCCAGTCCCGACGACCTTTTGCTCCGCGCCAACCCCCCAGTTGTGGCCCCACAGCGTGTCTGCCGTTGCAGCCAGGATATTGCGCAGGGCTCGCAGAACGGGTGCGAGTATGCGCGCTGACCCCGGCTGTTCCGGTGCGATCTCGCGCACGAGCGCAAACAGGCGCTGCGGCACACCTTCAGCAAGAAGTGGGCGGAGGGTGAGTGCGCCAGCCGCTCCGAGCGCACCGAAGATGACCGCGGTTTCGCATACTATGCTCACGCACACGCTGTCGTCACCGGCGTTCTTGAGGAGTGTGAGgaggctggcgtcagcgccgCCGGAGACACGCGCACTATTGGAGCAGCGCATCATCGCCTGCATGCTCGACCTTCTTCCAAGTGTTGCCAATCACCGAGTTTTTCAGGTCTTTGAGCGCACGGAGCCTATCAGCATCCGTAGAGGCTGTGGTTAAGGCCTgcagcgtcgccgaggtggtCATGGGTGTGGGGGTGGGCGTGGGAGTGATGGGAGAGTGTGATGGAGGTGTCTCGTGTGCACAGTGCTTGCTTGGTACCGACCAAGTGGTACCAAGTCGGCCGTCATTCTGCGGGGCCGCACGGAGACGTGAATCCGGGGTTAATTTGATCCCGCAGAGGCTTATGGAATGTGTATTAGGCCATGTCTAATGGGTCGGACGAATATGATTAGCAATTTCCCGTTTCACGTGACCTTTGGGTATTGTTCGGAAAGGGAATGATTTTTGAGGTTTCGGCTGTTGGTACAGTGGATTGTGAAGTatcgccaccacccaacAGACTTTCACATCCCatctcaccttcctcatcctcctcctcctcctctacTTGTCTCGCATCCCTCCATCCTCACTCCTCTTGCATCTCGCCTCatccccttctcctcatcTGCAATCCCACTCGGGGactctctccatcctcccacTCGTTCAAAAGGGTTCTGCGTAACACCAGGCCCCCCACGGCGTCTCCCCCGCCAAACCTCACACGACCCCCGACTTGTACTATACCCCTCCAGCCTCACCCACGACACTCTCGATTATGCTCCGTACCGTCAACGTCGGCGTCACACGGCGCCTCCAGGCCACGGCTGGGCCCAGGATAGCCCTCGCTCGTGGGTTCGCTTCGCCGTCCACACCCCGGTCAAAGCcgagcgtcgccgccgtcgaggcccACG contains the following coding sequences:
- a CDS encoding uncharacterized protein (arm repeat-containing protein); amino-acid sequence: MTTSATLQALTTASTDADRLRALKDLKNSVIGNTWKKVEHAGDDALLQYLLTLLKNAGDDSVCVSIVCETAVIFGALGAAGALTLRPLLAEGVPQRLFALVREIAPEQPGSARILAPVLRALRNILAATADTLWGHNWGVGAEQKVVGTGLVGDDVLHPARVRGSARAAAWRADANTALGLVFEPENRVALLALIDAQPEPNVLLPIYQLLARLTQRSSHREALELHGADGEEVPVSLVDHLLDTMVDWRSPGQWPNPKLLEAALDLLSALVKGQPRIATYVRQWSTGLDIAADDGITVPEVVTVLCELLETGPPGVRIAVAGCLTNILKADKGHHVRDRLGLNRTNNDLLNVIVKLLRTEAIEERVKLCFVLAALTSDDERLQKIAFDENCHTQLIAMLVEVDGDEERGELGHDAASRMREGALLALASLCFQYEPTRSAIADSPTSVLSLVRGALQHPSYGVRAAACQLARALSRTVAILRTSLVDSGVGEEVIETLKREVARRRAGGDDGPADGGFDMLPEQEVGERQFTVEVAATATICNLITDFSPLKSKIADPGGLELLAGLTTVPYEPLVENALWAFKNLSYHATQQLKDDIMTALGWDALRGLMSAPTPLNARVQALGILQNMLDKQTGSQLARTVESMGTEAFFLLMGDILRADDTEVRVAALFCLGSVALGNERLRRQIMERNELVEALSDALNARDPLICTPAIRALRHLIEKSEKSDGTRSWRPRQGVVDLLQPYELKTRLRELADNSANVTVRRDACNLLEILERAR